Within Atribacterota bacterium, the genomic segment TTCACAAGTTCACATTATAGTAAATAATGGTTTTTGCATTTTAACATTTGACATAAAACAAAACTATAATCTAAGAAGGGGTCATTTTGAGTAATACAGAAATAAAAATTGGAGTCATTTGTCCGCTTGATGATGAATACGATGCCTGTACAGAAATACTGGGCTTGCAGAATGAATCAGAATTATCCGGACGGATTATTTCAGAAAGAAAAGAGAACAATATAGAGGTTTATGCAGTTAAGGCAGGAGTGGGTGAAATCAATTGCAGTTCTACTACCCAATTAGTTATTGATAAGTTTAATACTGATTTTGTCATTGATGCCGGTGTTGCCGGTTCTCTAACTAAAGATTTGGATGTTCTTGATATGGTATGTGCTGAACATTCCTATGAATATGATCCATGTTCTGGTAAGGAATTGGGGAAAATACCTTCTGATTAGAATTAGAAAAGATATATAAGTCAAAAATTCAAAATTTTCCAAAAGGCAGTCTTATAAAAAAGAATATTAAGGGACATAATTATTATTACTTGAATTTATAGGTTATATAAAAAACAAGTATTTAAATATATTGGAAAAGCTGTCTGAAAAAGAAGTAAAGATTTGGTAACCAAGATTGAAGAAAGAAGAAAATTTGAAAAATTTTACGACAGGCAAAAAAAGACGTTAAAGAGATTGGGAAAAAAATTAAATGAAAGTTGAAAATAGTAAAATAGCAATCAGATAGACAAGAGCTTCAAATAAAGATACGTTGCATACTGGTATCATATATGGTATCATTAGATTGAAAGAAAGGAATCTACGATAGTTGAGTCAAATAGAGAAGCTGTTTGAAAAATTAAGCAGAAGACCAACCCCGACAGATGTTTTGTATTATGATATTGATAAATTGCTTAGAGCATATAATTTTAAAATAAGACAGCCTTCTAGCGGGAGTAGTCACTATACATATTTGCATCCTGATTTACAGGAGATAGTGACTATAGCAAAACATGGAAACAAAGTTAAAGCAGCTTATGTTAGGATGGCAGTTAGGGCAATTGAAAAGGTGTTGGAGTTACAGGGAGGAGAAAAAGAATGAAAAAAGAACAATCATATCGTATGCGAGTATACCCTATTGATACTGATGCTAATATTACTGAATGGGCAGCTGAATTTCCAGATTTACCCGGATGTGTAGGAGCTGGTGTCACAGTTGAAGAGGCAGTTGTTATGGCTATGGATGCTAAAAAAGCATGGATTGAAACTGCCATAAAAGAAGGAAGAAATATACCAAAACCAAAAAATATTTATGATGAGGATTTTAGCGGTAAATTTACCCTGAGGTTGCCGAAAACTTTACATAAGGAATTGACAATACAGGCAGAAGAGGAAAAGGTAAGCCTAAACCAATATATATTATATTTAATAACCAATGGTTTAAGTAAAACAGAATTATGAAACTCCCCCGCTTTCCTGGACATCTAGATAAGACTATAATAAAACATAATTGGAGGTTTAAGGTCATTACCTGAGGTAAGTAGGGTAACAAGATAAAAAGCTGAAATTGGCTATTGAAAAAGCGTAAAATTGAGTGAGGCTCCGCTAGATAAATGAACTAAAATCTAAATATTTTTTTGTTAAGGTAAATTAAATGGTTGACAAAGTATTTCTGATAATTTACAATAATTGTAAATTATGAGAAATAACAAAAATAGAAGTAAAACTATAATAGAATTAGCAGAGAAACTGCCGGTTTTCACTTTCCATGATTTTTTAGGTGCTGAAGAAAGTGCCTCTTATCTCCGGATGGTTTTGCACCGCTATGAGAAAAGTGGTAAGTTGCTCCGTGTAAAAAAGGGGATTTATACAACTACTGCTTATGTTGAGAAAATGAGAAATCGTGGTGAGATAGAAATATTTACCGATTTTCTAGCCAACTTTTTATATCTGCCTTCCTATCTAAGTTTGGACACAATTCTTTATCGCAATAATATTTTAACCGAAATTCCTGTTAATTTAACTTCTGTTTCTCAGAATAAAACGGCTATGTTTATTAACAAGCTTGGTAATTTTATATACCACACAATTAGACCTTCTCTTTTTTTTGGTTTTGAATTATCTAAGGAGAGCGGTTTTTCTATTATGAGAGCTACCAAAGCCAAGGCTTTGTTTGACTTTTTATATCTGCGTAAAAATGTTTTGCCTAATAAGGAAGCCGTGAGTGAATTGAGACTAAATGTAGAAAACTTAAGTCGAGCTGATATTAAAGAATTAAAAAAATATGTTGCTTTA encodes:
- a CDS encoding type II toxin-antitoxin system HicA family toxin, which encodes MSQIEKLFEKLSRRPTPTDVLYYDIDKLLRAYNFKIRQPSSGSSHYTYLHPDLQEIVTIAKHGNKVKAAYVRMAVRAIEKVLELQGGEKE
- a CDS encoding toxin-antitoxin system HicB family antitoxin, with the protein product MKKEQSYRMRVYPIDTDANITEWAAEFPDLPGCVGAGVTVEEAVVMAMDAKKAWIETAIKEGRNIPKPKNIYDEDFSGKFTLRLPKTLHKELTIQAEEEKVSLNQYILYLITNGLSKTEL